AATCAAACACTACCACCACCCAAGtgaatttaaacacatttgagacaaacattcactctcaaaaaggaaaaacacaagaaaatgcACTGAAATGATTTGCAGTTTAGCTTCATATACAACCGCACTTAGCTTTATCTATCCCATGCTAGACTGAAAACGTCTGCAAATCCTTAACTGCTTAGATCTGAGCCTTGCTGATTAGCGTAGAGCATTttacaactgcagcagctggtagACATTTGCTGAGATGTCTGCAGTGGATGTTGTAATACGCTAGTGCTGAGCAAAGTTTACTGCATGCTTTCTTTCAccaggaggaaagaaagagagggctGAGGTAGAGGAGGAAAGCTAAAGGCAAAAAAAGgtgagaaataaataagataatCTGTTCTACAAATCTGTTGTAGAGTCAGGTAGGTTAAAGGCACTTGGAACATcaggaaactgtgaaaatgaaggtgaaacagaaagaaaaaatagttTGGTTTCAggtaaaatatatgtataaggCGAGTGAAGAAGAAAAGCCCTTAACATATTtgaagataaaaacaaaaatagccGATTTTTGGATAAAATACTTCATGTTGGCATTTAAAATTATAGtgattaaaattacaaaaaaaggcATCTCAAGCAGCCGTATAAAAGTGATGCATAGCCTTCGGAGCAAAAATATGCCAGTCAGTGGTTCAATAATTACAAAACCCTTCATATTATTACACCTCACAAGTCATTTGGGTAGAGCTACCGTTTCCATAGTGGTATTAGATCCTCATCCACCCGTATAGTGGTGTGTCACATTATCTGATTATGCTGTAGCGTAGATAGTGGTTTAATTTCACACATCATCCCCTGTGGAGTTCATGTAAACACCCATAAAAAATGTACATCGTTTACATTGTTGTGTCTCTTACTAAAGCCAGGAACTTACTAGAagacttttaatttttaaaccaACAGCGGAAATCTGCTCCATAACCTTAAAACTCTATCAGAATAGTTAAATTGGGGCTATGACTTCACGTGAAATGAGCATTGTGTGTTCCCAGCTTTTATTAGCGGGCTGAGGCCAATATGGCTCAAGAAAAAAGGTTCCTGTAGTCTTGCATTTGTGAGAACCACCCATCAACAGTTCCTACTACAGCTCATTAATGCTTACAAGGCTATTTATAAAAAAGGCATACATTTATTGTGCATAAAATATTCTAATTTCTTGCCACTGAAGTCTACTTGTCCCTTTCAGGCAATGTGTATATCAAGCCTGACGAGTGGTCTGTTTATGTAGTGTGTGGAATGACAGTGGTCATTTCATAAAGTAGAACTGGAAGTTCTTGAAGGATCTAAATTGTGCCCCCGTGTCCAGGACTAGAAGGATCCCAGTGCTGAAATGTTGTCTCAGTGCTATATTAAGAACAAAGGGCTTCAGTTTAAATGGTCACATCCTTCACGTTCCGGTCTGGGCAGAGGAGGAGTGGTGGTTAAAGAGAGGCTCACATTTTTTCAATTTGAtctcaaaacaaaaccaacatgcACATATCTACAATTAAACAGTTTCTCCAGTCCATACTGGCCACAAAGATCTTCCTAATGTGATTTTGGTGTAAAAGATAGGGGgaacaaaatccacagtcctcCTTCTGtgcaaagatttattttaaaatatgaatcgTCATCTATGCTAAGCTGGACGAACCAAGTGAGTCAAAATGCAAACTTCATCCAATGGATTACTGTGATactgaaaaaaattaaaccatGATCATTTTCAGGCAGGTTGTGGAGTTGGATAAAGCACAAGTTTTCATAAGATTCTATTTCACGGCAGATTTATGTCAATTTGTGATCAGAGATaagatttttaaaacataaataaaaaacacagcaattactttaatgcagcatttttgCCTCACAACTCCCATAATTCCTGCACCACGCTCacagtttacttttattttctagcTAAGATTTCAGTTATCTGTTTTAACTGCTCcacatttgacttttattttgttctgtaacattttctgtttttaaaaagcagaaaattagTTTTGCACAGAACAGGGACAGTGTTCTTTTACACTGAAAAGAGATTTCTTTGGTGCCAGTATGAACAGTAGgaacaattacaaaaaaacatatggGCATGTGggtattatattaataattgaAGAAATGGTAATTTCTCCTTTCATCTGTAATTTGTAGGTCATTTCAGGTTAAAGGCCAGCAGAGGtcgctcctctctcctctgccaggggctcctcttctcctcctctccatcctcatGTGCTGCATCATCATCTGGAGACACTGACAGCAGGGCGTGGTCAGTCCTGAAAGTAACTCCCTCTGGTGTCGGCAGGGGgggaggagaagcaggagatGAAGAAGTAAGTGAGGGTGGTTCCTCTTGTATTTGTACCCCCTCTGCTCCCTCGATCTCCCCCTGCCCCATATCAACTTTTTGACCCTCTGCTTTTTCTGACAGGATGGGTCCTGGTTTGCTGTCCTGGGGGCTGCATTTGGGTGTCCCCTCCTCACTGCCTCCCACATCCATATCATCCACATACACCAGCTGAGTGTAGGCCATAGCTGCTGTTTTGTCCTTTGACCTGTCCTTCTCAATTTCTCTTTCCTCCCTTTCTGCGTCTCTACCCCTTCGCCCCACTCTTGGCTCGTTGAGGTCCACACCAGAGTCCAGACTGGCATCATTGCCTCTGCCGTGCCTCCTGGCACTGCTATTACCCTGCTGACCTCCTGCACCTGCCATGTTGTTTTGGCATCCTGCCCGCTGGAGATCGATGTAAGAGTGGCGAATGTGAGCGTTAGAGCGTCCATCAAGTGAGACAAACCAGGCTCGTGGGTGAGGGAGCGGCTTACCTCCTCTTAGCTCCATTAGAGTCTTTTCTGCCAATAAGGTATCTTCACGGTTTATTTCCACAAGAGCTGTTTCACCAAGTGCTGCGGGAATAGACAGTGACTCAGACAAGCCAACACCCTCTTCTTCAACCTGCTTGGTGGGACCCTGAGAGCAATCTGTGGGGGTCTTCCCAAGAGGCTGCTGGGAATGTGAAGCATTGAGCTCAGCCTGGATGGTCTCCAGGTCACTCTGCTggtctgtctgcagcagcaagGCCTGACCAGACAGAGGGTGTTCCCCAGGCAGGCGCATGTAATGTGCTGGGATAACTAGTGTGGGACGCACCCTCGGGTAGCCTTCTCCTCCACTGAGTAGGTCCACAGACCCACAGCAAAGTAGCTGACCCGGTCGGGTGAGTGATGCCAGACTGGGACGCTCTAGGTGATCCACAGAGCGGGAAAGAAGGTAGTCAGGAGCCCTGCATTCACCTCCCTCCCCTCTACTTGGggagtgaggaggagaggaaggggaaaTACAATCAACAATCCCAACACTGCTCAGCTGGTTAGCTGACACCTGAGCATGATTGGCTGATGACAGTGCATCTGAAATCTGGTTGCTGGACGAGCACGCAGAGGTGTATGACTGACGATAGCCCCTCTCTGTGCCAGATGACAGAGCAGTCTTTAACTGGAACGTCTCCACCGACTGCCGGTAGTCTCTGCTGCAAGGTGTGAGGTTGCCAAGAGAGGAATTATGGTGGCTGCTGTTTCCAAGAGAGGAGCACCTCTGTTTGCTGTGATGGATGAGGCTGGGTTGATGTTGATTGTCTTGGTGCTCATATGAGGAAGGCTTTAGCATTGGTGTGGTCATGTCAGGCTCAGTTGCTGTGGAAACACGTTCCAGTGGCacctaaaacaaataaaagtaaaaaaaaaaaaaaaagcagtggttgagctgttttttctttttgcatcaGATATAATAAACCAATTTAAAAGTTACAAATTGCACACAAATATGCTGAACTGAAATAAGTATTTAATgaatattgaaaatatttgaattgtTTCAAGTATTTCAAGACTTGGTGACTTCCGTACTGTCCCTGCATGCTTCACCAGTGCTGGTTCTGTGAGGAATGGTCACTCACTCTATGAGGCGTACTCCTGTGTACTGTAGACCCACTTACCAcgagaagagaggaaataacTGATATCCAGGAGATTTTGTATAATTTCAAATGCAGGAGACTGCCAGAACATCAGAGAGAGGTGGCATGTTTGTTATTCTGAGAGTTTGTTCTTGTTCAAGTGTTTTGAGGGAAATTtttaacttaataataaattataaaataaaacagaacaggtACAAATGGTGAGAAGCACGCTGACCACAGCAAACATTTCTCTTCTGACAGTATTGACTCCTCATCCAAAAGTTTAAGAAAATTATCTTAATCTCTTTTTCTGCAAGCTACAGGGTTGTGAAACATCAGGGTCAGATGTAGTACAGCTCCTCCCTGTGACTGGTTGGGATGCTTGCCATCTTAAGGAGTGTGAAATGAGATTTAGGCCTTAATCTTTGATATTTGACAGTGCAGTGTAGGCAAGTGATTGAAGTCTGAATGTCAGACAGACCTCGTTGCTAATGAGGTTCAGGTGGGACATGGAGGTGGCTTGGTCCCTCTTACTGCTGTCCAGAGCTGAGGACAGTGTGAGCTTGCGATGAGACCCTCGAGGCTTCAAACAACGGCgtctgcacagaaaaacagtagATGTTATGatccaatcaatcaatcaatttcACTCTGAAGCTTTTtcaataaatatacattataacaacaacaaatgtgaagtcagagacaaaaacataaaacctaaGATAGTCTTCTTATCACTGGTTTTACATAACATGACATAACATAATAACTGATTATCACTATTATCCTGTCAAATTACACTGTCAAAATAGTACAATGTTTTCCTAAGTCTGACAATTAGGACGAAACATATTTTTGCTGGAAAGTGACAAACCTGCAGTAGTACAACAGGAGGCAGAACAGGCACAGCAGGATGAGCGCCATGCCTCCCAGTATagccaacagaaacacagtgtggtATGTGCTGATGTCCTTCGCGAACACCGGACCTGGCAGAAGGACGAggtgggaaaaacaaaaaccacaaattCAGTGAAAGCTTAAGCTGCAACAGTTTTTATGAAATGGGTTCTCTGACTATCAGCTATAGGTACTTTTGGAGTATATTTGTAGATAAAGTTGGCAAGtatgtgaaaacaaatattaaaatgatgtgTTGTGCATTTTGTTAAGTAAATCTGTTATAAAGCCTTTCTCACCTGAGTGTATTGGGGACATGGCGGCCACCCAATATCCCAGCTGAGGAGCGATGTAGGTCAGACTGAGCTGGTTTCCCTCCCTCTGCACATGACCCCAACTGCTCTTTATCCAGGcacctgcacatacacaaacaatcAGAGaacttaaaaactgaatttttgAACAACAATTCTGTATGAGAACCACCTTCACAGAGTGAATTAGAAACAAAGCGACGACTGGCTTCACATCCATTTAATTGGCAAAAGCCATGTTCATGATTTACGTACAATCGTAAATTAACACAATCCATTTCCTCCCAACATGTGATAATCTGTGCACTGATATACTGGCATAATTTTAgctaaaaaccaaaaaacaaaaacatgaaaataacacGTATGCATGAATAATTTTCAATCGGGAACGTAACACCACTGACTGACTGGagttctgcaaaaaaaaaggacttAAGAGCTGCTTTTAAGACTCTTCAAGAGCTGCAGAAATTCGGATTAGGACGTGGTAAACCCTTAGCTTCATCTTTAGTAGTGCGAGAGGAGAGTACTTAAGCAATACTTAACT
This genomic stretch from Anabas testudineus chromosome 16, fAnaTes1.2, whole genome shotgun sequence harbors:
- the fam171a1 gene encoding protein FAM171A1, which codes for MRAVDWTAAIVLCLLGHLVSEAVAKTIPEDTATEEVTLKVHLSDASTHQSLGGATVQLFANHTSVTTETSSADGNTYLRFPYRLGTLLVVTATKQGYVPNSVPWAPSRLPVFSSISLDLLPERAATLMVYEDDVEIVSGLQGFKHQPGVHFKRRALTLPSNTSYANLTALFTVASSLSHIQHFPHLQITGGNSTGTEKKFELTPVAAVSVHLLASDGVELQVNQPITVSIPLPEDSGLKENNHIPVWRFDTPSGAWIKSSWGHVQREGNQLSLTYIAPQLGYWVAAMSPIHSGPVFAKDISTYHTVFLLAILGGMALILLCLFCLLLYYCRRRCLKPRGSHRKLTLSSALDSSKRDQATSMSHLNLISNEVPLERVSTATEPDMTTPMLKPSSYEHQDNQHQPSLIHHSKQRCSSLGNSSHHNSSLGNLTPCSRDYRQSVETFQLKTALSSGTERGYRQSYTSACSSSNQISDALSSANHAQVSANQLSSVGIVDCISPSSPPHSPSRGEGGECRAPDYLLSRSVDHLERPSLASLTRPGQLLCCGSVDLLSGGEGYPRVRPTLVIPAHYMRLPGEHPLSGQALLLQTDQQSDLETIQAELNASHSQQPLGKTPTDCSQGPTKQVEEEGVGLSESLSIPAALGETALVEINREDTLLAEKTLMELRGGKPLPHPRAWFVSLDGRSNAHIRHSYIDLQRAGCQNNMAGAGGQQGNSSARRHGRGNDASLDSGVDLNEPRVGRRGRDAEREEREIEKDRSKDKTAAMAYTQLVYVDDMDVGGSEEGTPKCSPQDSKPGPILSEKAEGQKVDMGQGEIEGAEGVQIQEEPPSLTSSSPASPPPLPTPEGVTFRTDHALLSVSPDDDAAHEDGEEEKRSPWQRREERPLLAFNLK